A region from the Benincasa hispida cultivar B227 chromosome 10, ASM972705v1, whole genome shotgun sequence genome encodes:
- the LOC120088086 gene encoding probable serine/threonine-protein kinase WNK11 isoform X1, with protein MVMDLMMPAENSIPIDRDAEPFVEVDPTGRFGRYDDLLGSGAVKKVYRAFDQEEGIEVAWNQVRLRNFSGDPVFINRLRSEVQLLSTLNNKYIIVCYSVWNDDEHNKLNFITEVCTSGNLRDYRKKHRHVSIKALKKWSKQVLEGLDYLHTHEPCIIHRDLNCSNIFVNGNIGQVKIGDLGFAAIVGRSHAAHSIIGTPEYMAPELYEEDYTEMVDIYSFAMCLLEMVTMEIPYSECDSVAKIYKKVTTGIKPQAITKVTDDEVRAFIEKCIAQPRARPSASELLKDPFFDEVREEDSEQTY; from the exons ATGGTAATGGACCTAATG ATGCCAGCTGAAAATTCAATTCCAATTGATCGAGATGCAGAGCCTTTTGTTGAGGTTGATCCAACTGGAAGGTTTGGACGATACGATGATCTTCTTGGGTCTGGAGCAGTGAAGAAAGTTTATAGAGCATTTGATCAGGAGGAAGGAATAGAGGTTGCTTGGAATCAGGTTCGATTGAGAAATTTTAGTGGAGATCCAGTGTTCATCAACCGCTTGAGATCTGAGGTTCAGCTGCTGAGTACtttaaacaacaaatatatCATTGTTTGTTACAGTGTTTGGAATGATGACGAGCATAATAAGTTGAATTTCATTACTGAGGTGTGTACATCAGGAAATCTGAGGGATTATCGTAAGAAACATCGACATGTGTCAATTAAAGCCTTGAAGAAATGGTCAAAGCAAGTACTCGAGGGATTGGATTATCTTCATACTCATGAGCCTTGCATTATTCACAGAGACCTCAACTGCAGTAACATATTTGTCAATGGGAACATTGGCCAG GTTAAAATAGGTGATCTAGGCTTTGCAGCTATAGTTGGCCGGAGTCATGCTGCACATTCAATCATAGGCACACCAGAGTATATGGCACCAGAGCTGTATGAGGAAGACTACACAGAGATGGTGGATATATACTCATTTGCGATGTGTTTGCTCGAGATGGTTACTATGGAGATACCATACAGTGAATGCGACAGTGTTGCCAAGATATACAAGAAGGTTACAACTGGAATAAAGCCTCAAGCAATAACCAAAGTGACTGATGATGAAGTCAGAGCTTTCATCGAGAAATGCATTGCACAGCCAAGGGCAAGACCTTCTGCTTCTGAACTTCTCAAGGATCCCTTCTTTGACGAAGTTAGGGAAGAAGATTCTGAACAGACTTATTAA
- the LOC120088087 gene encoding thymidine kinase isoform X1 codes for MESCRSSFSLTSSNDAVVRAESSHCLAGEVHVIIGPMFAGKTTALLRRIKSESNSGRNVVMIKSSKDTRYAIDSVVTHDGAKFPCWALPDLSSFRQKFGEDAYNKLDVIGVDEAQFFDDLYDFCCNVADKDGKIIVVAGLDGDYLRRSFGSVLDVIPLADTVTKLTARCELCGKRAFFTLRKTEETETELIAGADVYMPVCRQHYANGQEVIQSSKNVLGSRTIRTGSNLEALPSLI; via the exons ATGGAGTCTTGCAGGAGTTCGTTTTCTTTGACCTCCTCCAATGACGCTGTCGTTAGGGCAGAATCTTCTCACTGCCTCGCTGGCGAAGTCCATGTGATCATCGGCCCTATGTTTGCTGGGAAGACCACCGCGCTCCTCCGCCGGATCAAATCTGAGAGCAACAGTGGCAG GAACGTGGTGATGATCAAGTCAAGTAAGGATACAAGGTACGCCATTGATTCAGTAGTAACACATGATGGGGCCAAATTTCCATGCTGGGCATTGCCAGATCTTTCATCTTTCCGAcagaaatttggagaagatgcTTATAATAAG CTGGATGTGATTGGTGTTGATGAAGCTCAATTTTTTGATGATCTCTATGATTTTTGCTGTAATGTGGCTGATAAAGATGGCAAAATCATTGTCGTTGCTGGCTTAGATGGAGATTACCTTAG GAGGAGCTTTGGTTCAGTGCTTGATGTTATCCCTCTGGCTGACACAGTAACAAAGTTGACAGCTAGATGTGAACTTTGTGGTAAAAGAGCTTTCTTCACCTTGAGAAAAACAGAGGAGACAGAGACCGAGCTTATCGCCGGGGCTGATGTCTATATGCCTGTGTGCCGCCAACATTATGCCAATGGACAAGAAGTCATACAATCTTCCAAGAATGTCCTGGGATCTCGAACTATTAGAACTGGCTCAAATCTAGAGGCACTTCCTTCACTTATCTAA
- the LOC120088087 gene encoding thymidine kinase isoform X2, whose amino-acid sequence MESCRSSFSLTSSNDAVVRAESSHCLAGEVHVIIGPMFAGKTTALLRRIKSESNSGRNVVMIKSSKDTRYAIDSVVTHDGAKFPCWALPDLSSFRQKFGEDAYNKLDVIGVDEAQFFDDLYDFCCNVADKDGKIIVVAGLDGDYLRRSFGSVLDVIPLADTVTKLTARCELCGKRAFFTLRKTEETETELIAGADVYMPVCRQHYANGQEVIQSSKNVLGSRTIRTGSNLEGLL is encoded by the exons ATGGAGTCTTGCAGGAGTTCGTTTTCTTTGACCTCCTCCAATGACGCTGTCGTTAGGGCAGAATCTTCTCACTGCCTCGCTGGCGAAGTCCATGTGATCATCGGCCCTATGTTTGCTGGGAAGACCACCGCGCTCCTCCGCCGGATCAAATCTGAGAGCAACAGTGGCAG GAACGTGGTGATGATCAAGTCAAGTAAGGATACAAGGTACGCCATTGATTCAGTAGTAACACATGATGGGGCCAAATTTCCATGCTGGGCATTGCCAGATCTTTCATCTTTCCGAcagaaatttggagaagatgcTTATAATAAG CTGGATGTGATTGGTGTTGATGAAGCTCAATTTTTTGATGATCTCTATGATTTTTGCTGTAATGTGGCTGATAAAGATGGCAAAATCATTGTCGTTGCTGGCTTAGATGGAGATTACCTTAG GAGGAGCTTTGGTTCAGTGCTTGATGTTATCCCTCTGGCTGACACAGTAACAAAGTTGACAGCTAGATGTGAACTTTGTGGTAAAAGAGCTTTCTTCACCTTGAGAAAAACAGAGGAGACAGAGACCGAGCTTATCGCCGGGGCTGATGTCTATATGCCTGTGTGCCGCCAACATTATGCCAATGGACAAGAAGTCATACAATCTTCCAAGAATGTCCTGGGATCTCGAACTATTAGAACTGGCTCAAATCTAGAG GGGCTACTATGA
- the LOC120088084 gene encoding heterogeneous nuclear ribonucleoprotein 1: protein MQTDSGKLFVGGISWDTDEERLKEYFSAFGDVVEAVIMKDRTTGRGRGFGFIVFADPSVADRVIREKHNIDGRMVEAKRAVPRNDQNIVGRTSGSINVSPGPGRTRKIFVGGLASTVTESEFKNYFDQFGTITDVVVMYDHNTLRPRGFGFITYDSEEAVEKVLIKTFHELNGKMVEVKRAVPKELSPGPSRSPLGGYNYGQSRVNSFLNGYTQGYSSSTIGGYGVRMDGRFSPVSSGRSVFTPFGSGYGMGVNFEIGVNPGYGGSSNFASNLNYGRGLSPYYTGNSDRFGNIGYDSGNGGNSSFFSSATQNLWESGGLNNGTNSANSNAHLGSASGGSIGGTAFANSGVNWGSSGISSQGGGNNVFSNSGNLNYGGVDSSYSLGAGGYGRNSGTVLPPTSSFPSSTVGFDGNFADFYSASYGDPTWRSSNFERDGSGPFGYGLGSAASDVSSRSSPGFIGGHSVNRRQSNRGNTT from the exons ATGCAAACTGATAGTGGCAAGTTATTTGTTGGTGGAATATCTTGGGATACTGATGAAGAACGTCTTAAAGAGTATTTCAGTGCATTTGGTGATGTTGTAGAAGCTGTCATTATGAAGGATCGGACCACAGGTCGTGGTCGAGGCTTCGGCTTCATTGTTTTCGCTGATCCAAGTGTTGCCGATAGAGTTATAAGGGAGAAGCATAATATTGATGGAAGAATG GTTGAGGCTAAAAGGGCTGTTCCCAGGAATGATCAGAACATTGTAGGTAGAACCAGTGGTAGCATTAATGTTTCTCCTGGTCCTGGACGCACTAGAAAGATATTTGTTGGGGGCCTAGCATCTACTGTTACAGAGAGTGAATTCAAGAATTATTTTGATCAATTCGGTACAATTACAGACGTTGTGGTGATGTACGACCACAATACTCTTCGACCCAGAGGATTCGGATTTATTACATATGATTCTGAAGAAGCAGTAGAGAAAGTTCTTATCAAGACTTTCCATGAATTGAATGGAAAAATGGTTGAAGTCAAGCGTGCAGTTCCAAAAGAGTTGTCACCAGGCCCTAGCCGTAGTCCACTTGGTGGATACAATTACGGTCAGAGTAGGGTTAATAGCTTCCTTAATGGTTACACTCAGGGGTACAGTTCAAGTACAATTGGAGGCTATGGTGTAAGAATGGATGGTAGATTTAGTCCAGTTTCTAGTGGTCGAAGTGTATTCACTCCATTTGGTTCAGGTTATGGAATGGGTGTGAACTTTGAGATTGGCGTAAACCCAGGGTATGGGGGAAGTTCCAATTTTGCCAGTAATCTCAACTATGGACGGGGACTGAGCCCTTACTATACTGGTAACTCGGATAGATTTGGCAATATAGGGTACGATAGTGGCAATGGAGGAAACTCATCCTTCTTCAGCTCAGCAACTCAAAACTTGTGGGAAAGTGGAGGGCTCAACAATGGAACAAACTCTGCCAATTCCAATGCTCATTTGGGATCAGCAAGTGGTGGCAGCATTGGGGGAACTGCATTTGCCAATTCTGGAGTTAACTGGGGTAGTTCCGGAATCTCGTCTCAAGGTGGAGGAAACAATGTTTTTAGTAACTCTGGGAATCTTAATTATGGAGGTGTTGATAGTAGTTATAGTCTAGGAGCTGGAGGATATGGGAGGAACAGTGGTACTGTTTTGCCTCCAACATCATCATTTCCTTCCTCAACTGTTGGTTTTGATGGGAACTTTGCTGATTTCTATAGTGCCAGTTATGGCGATCCCACGTGGCGTTCTTCCAATTTTGAAAGAGATGGATCTGGACCCTTCGGTTATGGCCTTGGCAGTGCTGCTTCCGATGTCTCATCCAGAAGCTCTCCTGGTTTTATTGGTGGTCATAGTGTTAATAGGAGGCAGTCAAACAGAG GAAACACTACCTAG
- the LOC120088086 gene encoding probable serine/threonine-protein kinase WNK11 isoform X2 encodes MPAENSIPIDRDAEPFVEVDPTGRFGRYDDLLGSGAVKKVYRAFDQEEGIEVAWNQVRLRNFSGDPVFINRLRSEVQLLSTLNNKYIIVCYSVWNDDEHNKLNFITEVCTSGNLRDYRKKHRHVSIKALKKWSKQVLEGLDYLHTHEPCIIHRDLNCSNIFVNGNIGQVKIGDLGFAAIVGRSHAAHSIIGTPEYMAPELYEEDYTEMVDIYSFAMCLLEMVTMEIPYSECDSVAKIYKKVTTGIKPQAITKVTDDEVRAFIEKCIAQPRARPSASELLKDPFFDEVREEDSEQTY; translated from the exons ATGCCAGCTGAAAATTCAATTCCAATTGATCGAGATGCAGAGCCTTTTGTTGAGGTTGATCCAACTGGAAGGTTTGGACGATACGATGATCTTCTTGGGTCTGGAGCAGTGAAGAAAGTTTATAGAGCATTTGATCAGGAGGAAGGAATAGAGGTTGCTTGGAATCAGGTTCGATTGAGAAATTTTAGTGGAGATCCAGTGTTCATCAACCGCTTGAGATCTGAGGTTCAGCTGCTGAGTACtttaaacaacaaatatatCATTGTTTGTTACAGTGTTTGGAATGATGACGAGCATAATAAGTTGAATTTCATTACTGAGGTGTGTACATCAGGAAATCTGAGGGATTATCGTAAGAAACATCGACATGTGTCAATTAAAGCCTTGAAGAAATGGTCAAAGCAAGTACTCGAGGGATTGGATTATCTTCATACTCATGAGCCTTGCATTATTCACAGAGACCTCAACTGCAGTAACATATTTGTCAATGGGAACATTGGCCAG GTTAAAATAGGTGATCTAGGCTTTGCAGCTATAGTTGGCCGGAGTCATGCTGCACATTCAATCATAGGCACACCAGAGTATATGGCACCAGAGCTGTATGAGGAAGACTACACAGAGATGGTGGATATATACTCATTTGCGATGTGTTTGCTCGAGATGGTTACTATGGAGATACCATACAGTGAATGCGACAGTGTTGCCAAGATATACAAGAAGGTTACAACTGGAATAAAGCCTCAAGCAATAACCAAAGTGACTGATGATGAAGTCAGAGCTTTCATCGAGAAATGCATTGCACAGCCAAGGGCAAGACCTTCTGCTTCTGAACTTCTCAAGGATCCCTTCTTTGACGAAGTTAGGGAAGAAGATTCTGAACAGACTTATTAA